The region GCAACGTACAACGCAAAGAATTTTGGTGCCTTCACTTTAGTTTGCGATGGTTAAGATAACAAACCACATTGAAATCCAAATCAGAACCAAAATGTGAACAGTAAATCTTTGGAGGGTTCATTTGAGATGAGCTGTCTTAATTACTCGTGAAAATCGGCCGTGGACAATTTTGCAGCAGCATCGGAACCATTAAAGCTTCCCCACAATAAAACGGCACAGCAAACGTACGGGGAGATGCAACGAACAACAAAGCCGAGAGAATCATGTGAGCACCCTGCCATTAGAGGAGCAGTGGTTGACGATGGATGTGGATCatcttcatccctctctctgttgTTCTTGGGTGCAAATGACGAGGAGCACGTGTCCACAATCAGACAGGTCTATTACAGTAGCAGATGAATGTGCAGCTATCGTTGCCAGCTGGTCACCCTTTAGCGGATCCCCTTTCGACCCAGGAACCGCAGGACTGCGTAATTGTAGGTGGTGGCGATCATATACACAAACTGCGAGAGAAGATGTGGAGCTTTAAAGTTTGAACTGTATATTTTTCAGTGCATATTTCCACGGCAATCGCTCACCAGTGCAAGCAGAGTGATACCAGCCCCGGCAAAAGCAGCTATGTAGAGGTCGTAGGTGACGTAGAACTGTAGAACACATGTGCATAAAACCATCAACCAGGTTTCTTAAGTGTCCCTctctcacttacacacactcatttTCTCACTCCCCCCTTCAAGAACTAAGAATtaatgctaatatgctaatttTAGAGCACAAACGCAATGCGGGGAGCAATATTTGATTCCTGCACTCACCTCACTGGTTTTACAAATAGAAGCCAGGGTCATCCCACAAGACTTGCCCGGCATTGCATTCCAAGGGAGTAAACCTTGAAATAAAACGTAGCGCGCAGGTTAATTCCAGTGCCTCTGAAACGTGATGATGCACTTGAGCGCCTGCTTTGACACAGCAGGGAGGTATCGTGAGCAGACTGTCAGGAAGGCACGGTTATCTTCATCAATGCTGTATCAATGCAGCATCTGACTTGGGATGTTCTTCTTAATGATTAATTCATTTCTGTCATGGCGACATTAACATTCTTCTCGGGTGGCCGCGCGGTCGGTCATTATGAGAGCAACGCACCGTACTGCCTGGCATCCATGCAGATCCAGCCGTGCTGATTAATGCTGGGGGTTGTTTCAGCCAGGATGTTGATGTTGTGGCAGGTCTGCTCCATGTTGAATAAGAAGAAGACCGGGATGGCGCTGAGGGCAAACACTGCCAGCCAGATGAAGGCCAGGATGTACGTCACTATGATAAACTGTAGAAATACAGGACACACTTTGTTGGGTCACTTGAACGcagcacaggaaaaaaaggttttagtgTGATAAATGCGGTGCCACTAAATAATCCGTGGATCGTAAGTCAGGATTCCCTGGAGACATCATAAACCCAAGAGCTTTTCATTGAGAATCATTCCAATGTGCAGCAGTGACAGTGATGtcatgcccccctccctctttgaGACGCCCCCGTGCTCACTGTTAGGCTGAGGCATCGGCCACACTGGGTGCTCCTGAACTCCCCGAAGGACTGCTTGACGGCGCTCGAGGCGTAGAAACCCTCGGCCAACAGACAGATTCcatagaggaagaaaaaggacgCCAGGCCGTAGATCACATACTGGAAGTACTCGATACTgagacacaaagacaaaccagCTCAAACAGGAAACCGAGACAAGAAACATCACAGTTCAGATAATATACTCAGCGAATACGTGTCACTCACAAGGAGGCCAGGACCGCAAAGTCCTGAGCATTGCGGGCGAAATATGTTTCCACCAGGACTTCAGTTTGGCTCAACGCTTCGTGCCCACAGCCACAAAATAATGCCATGCCAGTATAGCACAGCAAGGTGGCCACCAGGGAGGGGTAGGGCACTGCCCCAATGCACCGGATACAGGAATCATAACAACCTGAGGGGGCATAATATATCAGCACACAGGCGGCACACACCGCACATATAAGCACACAGCACATCTACGCCACAGAGGAGGACTCTTCAGCGCTACGACAACAGCCCTGCTTTGGCGGAAAACCCACGTGCACGTGCCACaactccatcagcaggaaggcagcaacagaaaaaaaaggccaGAAAGCAGGTTTCAAGCAGTATTCTCCAATAAAGCGTCCAGACTGAAGCCGTCGCGGCTGATTTCCCGGCTCCTTCCACTGGAAGCTGCGCTGCTGGAGCGGGTAGCAAACATCCACAGTGTTAATACATGcatggacagaaagagaggaaggcaCCTAATGCTTTGCAAAGCCAAGGCTGTCTGActggaaacatctgctgcttctgatcCTGCGCCCCACGACGAGAAAGACGGTGAGAGCGGACAACGCTGCCTACAAGGTGTTTCCCGTGGTAATGGAACCCTCTCTGCACAGATTTGAACCGTATTTgccagctcctctgctcctaCCGACACCTTGCAGCTCCTTCTCCGCTCTCTCTGGTCCTGCCCTCTTTGTCCTGCGGCCACGGGCGTCACCAGGCAATTGAGAGATGGGACTGAAACACCGAGTTCAGGAGCCCAGAGAAAGAACTCCTCTTTGTGACCGCAAATACAGCCGCCTTTGTCTTTGCCACGATCAGGGGATGAACAAAGAGCAGCGATGTCAAACGAACAAAGAACTCGGTgccccgcacacacacgcacacgcagtgGTACACGGCAGCCCAGGGGTCACCAGGATCATCTCAACACCACTGGCAATGTCACTGCTGAGGCCATCCTCCACCCACAGCTGCCTGAGTTTGGTGCCATGGTACCGGGCGCCcacgccagcagggggcagagttTCAAAATCAAACACGAGGCAGATGCACACAGAATGAGTGGAGGTCGTTTAAATATCTCCATGACGACGAtgacatcaacaacaacaacaacactcaaAACACAGAACTATTGCTCGACACTGAGGAGGATTTGTGAACATTTAAACTGTATCAGTGCAAAAATAAGCACAAGACTACAGTTGGGAGAGAGGAGTACCGTAGTTGGTAAAAGAGTCAAACAAAGTGCCGTTAAGTATAAATAGTAACAGCAGGAAGGCTGCCAGAGTCTGACTGAAGACAGTCCGCAGATGCCTCAGCTGCTCCCCGCTGCTACAGCGGAGCGAAGCAGAACCTCGGCGCCGCAGTTTTGAACTCAACGACGTCGCTGCCGATTCATCCACCACAACTCGAGGAGCTGCTCACAAACTTGCGAAAGTTAAACAAGACGAGGGGAAGTTCGCCTCACGCAAACTTGCTAATTTATCCCCGGAACCCATGTGGCGAAATCTTGACCTCTTCCACATGAGTGACCTGGCATGGCCTTGGTTTGATGTCTGCCACTGTGATTCCAGTTCGCTAGATGATTAAAATATATTGGCGGCGGGGGGGAAGAAACGAGTCGCCTCTGTGTACAGAAAGTCCAGAAAAACatcctcaaaaaaaaatcattagtgCATGTGAAAATACAAGGGCAAAGGGTGGCTCAATGATGAATCAATCCCCCCCATCTGCATATTAAAATACCTTTGATGAATGAAAGCGTATAAATCAAAAATGTTGCCCCTCGCCGCACAAGGGCAACATGttgtctgaggacagaaaagatgTATTAGAGCCAAGATTAGTCAGTTATTGAGAGCCACAGTTCCAAATcacattaataataaatgacAAGagttattaaatttttttttcccactcacCCATGTCCAGAGagaggtgtgggggggttatTGACGTTTGGCTGGGTGGCCTTGTGATGGCGATATG is a window of Takifugu flavidus isolate HTHZ2018 chromosome 14, ASM371156v2, whole genome shotgun sequence DNA encoding:
- the plp1b gene encoding proteolipid protein 1b isoform X2, with the translated sequence MGCYDSCIRCIGAVPYPSLVATLLCYTGMALFCGCGHEALSQTEVLVETYFARNAQDFAVLASFIEYFQYVIYGLASFFFLYGICLLAEGFYASSAVKQSFGEFRSTQCGRCLSLTFIIVTYILAFIWLAVFALSAIPVFFLFNMEQTCHNINILAETTPSINQHGWICMDARQYGLLPWNAMPGKSCGMTLASICKTSEFYVTYDLYIAAFAGAGITLLALFVYMIATTYNYAVLRFLGRKGIR
- the plp1b gene encoding proteolipid protein 1b isoform X1, with product MFPVRQPWLCKALGCYDSCIRCIGAVPYPSLVATLLCYTGMALFCGCGHEALSQTEVLVETYFARNAQDFAVLASFIEYFQYVIYGLASFFFLYGICLLAEGFYASSAVKQSFGEFRSTQCGRCLSLTFIIVTYILAFIWLAVFALSAIPVFFLFNMEQTCHNINILAETTPSINQHGWICMDARQYGLLPWNAMPGKSCGMTLASICKTSEFYVTYDLYIAAFAGAGITLLALFVYMIATTYNYAVLRFLGRKGIR